A part of Olleya sp. Bg11-27 genomic DNA contains:
- a CDS encoding acetate--CoA ligase produces MYYQEFYRKSIDQPAQFWQEQAMQLEWFKVPKTILSKDKYDYDQWFEDGQLNLSYLCIDKHIKEGFGDQNAIIYDSPVTNVKQHITFNQLHHEVSKLAGGLQSLGLQKGDTCIIYMPMIPQALYAMLACARIGVIHSVVFGGFAPHELAIRIDDCKPKAIITASNGVEIQKIIPYKPFVDQAITKAKNKPEHVIVFDRALGVEIPKKSYDIDYTTLVEASPSIAAVAIESTHPSYILYTSGTTGTPKGIIRDTGGYATALKFAMKYIYGVNEGETFWAASDVGWVVGHSFIAYGPLLNRNTTILFEGKPIKTPDASTFWRVISEHNVKAMFTAPTAIRAIRKEDPNGHMLKRFDLSCLKYQFLAGERCDVATLKWAEEKLNVPVIDHWWQTESGWPMISNMVGVGLQEIKPGSASLPVSGYDIQILNEEGEEVQSSVEGYVTVKLPLPPGTLSNLWGNPERFKSGYLERFPGYYFSGDGGYKDEDGYVFITGRVDDVINVAGHRLSTAEMEEIVSSHKSVAECAVFGVHCELKGQKPLGLVVLKTETALDNDEIQNQIIQAVRQEIGAVASFREVLVVSRLPKTRSGKILRKLLRNIADEQQYNIPSTIDDVTIIDEIKTVYKTHSIGIHK; encoded by the coding sequence ATGTATTATCAAGAATTTTATAGAAAAAGTATAGATCAACCAGCACAATTTTGGCAAGAACAAGCCATGCAATTGGAGTGGTTTAAAGTGCCAAAAACCATATTGTCTAAGGATAAATATGACTATGATCAATGGTTTGAAGATGGGCAACTTAACTTAAGTTATCTGTGTATTGATAAACATATCAAGGAGGGTTTTGGCGATCAGAATGCTATTATTTACGACTCTCCTGTAACTAATGTAAAGCAACATATTACTTTTAATCAATTACATCACGAAGTGTCAAAACTTGCAGGTGGATTGCAAAGTTTAGGATTGCAAAAAGGGGATACATGTATTATTTACATGCCAATGATTCCGCAAGCGTTATATGCTATGTTAGCTTGTGCTAGAATAGGCGTAATACATTCGGTAGTATTTGGTGGTTTTGCACCACATGAGTTGGCTATCAGGATAGACGATTGTAAACCAAAAGCAATTATAACAGCATCCAATGGAGTAGAGATTCAGAAAATAATACCTTATAAACCATTTGTTGATCAAGCCATCACTAAAGCCAAAAACAAACCAGAACACGTTATCGTTTTTGATAGAGCCTTAGGTGTTGAGATTCCGAAGAAAAGCTACGATATAGATTATACAACTTTAGTAGAGGCATCGCCCTCCATTGCTGCTGTTGCTATAGAGTCTACACACCCGTCATATATTTTATACACATCAGGAACAACAGGCACACCAAAAGGGATTATAAGAGATACAGGTGGTTATGCAACTGCTTTAAAATTCGCTATGAAATACATTTATGGCGTAAACGAAGGCGAAACATTTTGGGCTGCAAGTGACGTTGGATGGGTTGTAGGACATAGTTTTATTGCTTACGGACCATTATTAAATCGAAACACAACCATTCTGTTTGAAGGAAAACCCATCAAAACTCCAGATGCGTCTACATTTTGGCGTGTCATTAGCGAGCATAATGTAAAAGCAATGTTTACAGCGCCTACTGCTATTAGAGCAATACGAAAAGAAGACCCAAATGGGCATATGTTAAAGCGTTTTGATTTGTCGTGCTTAAAATATCAGTTTTTGGCAGGAGAACGTTGTGATGTGGCTACTTTAAAATGGGCTGAAGAAAAATTGAATGTACCAGTAATTGACCATTGGTGGCAAACAGAAAGTGGTTGGCCAATGATTTCTAATATGGTCGGTGTAGGACTACAGGAGATAAAACCAGGATCAGCAAGTTTGCCTGTAAGTGGTTATGATATCCAGATTTTAAATGAAGAAGGAGAAGAGGTACAGTCTAGTGTAGAAGGCTACGTTACTGTAAAACTACCTTTACCACCAGGAACATTAAGTAACCTATGGGGGAATCCAGAGCGTTTTAAATCTGGGTACTTAGAGCGTTTTCCTGGCTATTATTTTTCAGGAGATGGTGGTTATAAAGATGAAGATGGTTATGTATTTATAACCGGTCGTGTAGATGATGTTATTAATGTGGCGGGTCACAGATTATCGACTGCAGAAATGGAAGAAATTGTGTCCTCGCATAAATCGGTAGCAGAATGTGCTGTATTTGGTGTCCATTGCGAGCTTAAGGGGCAAAAACCACTAGGGTTAGTGGTTTTGAAAACAGAAACAGCTTTAGATAACGATGAGATTCAAAACCAAATTATACAGGCTGTGCGTCAAGAAATTGGTGCAGTCGCTTCTTTTAGAGAGGTGTTAGTTGTAAGCCGATTGCCAAAGACACGAAGTGGAAAAATTCTTCGTAAATTGTTGCGTAATATCGCAGACGAGCAACAGTATAATATACCATCAACCATTGATGATGTTACAATTATAGACGAAATAAAAACAGTATATAAAACCCATAGTATTGGGATTCATAAATAA
- a CDS encoding response regulator transcription factor — MKKKILIVDDEPNIVMSLEYTFKKQGFEVFIARDGSEALEILKHHIPNVVLLDIMMPNVDGFQTLTQIKNTDSLKDTKVVFLTAKNKASDIEKGLKLGADKYLTKPFSVKKIVSEILELVT; from the coding sequence ATGAAGAAGAAAATTTTAATTGTTGACGACGAGCCAAATATTGTTATGTCGTTAGAATACACTTTCAAAAAACAAGGTTTTGAAGTGTTTATTGCAAGGGATGGAAGTGAGGCTTTAGAGATATTAAAACATCATATTCCTAACGTGGTTTTGTTAGATATTATGATGCCAAACGTTGATGGTTTTCAAACCTTAACGCAAATTAAAAATACAGATAGTTTAAAGGATACCAAAGTGGTCTTTTTAACTGCAAAAAATAAAGCTTCAGATATTGAAAAAGGTTTAAAACTTGGAGCAGATAAGTATTTAACAAAACCTTTTTCAGTAAAAAAAATAGTTTCAGAAATATTGGAACTAGTGACTTAA
- a CDS encoding sensor histidine kinase, which translates to MNNYALIAIIVIYLAVLFYIAFLGEKKKQSKWVNNPYVYTLSLAVYCSAWTYYGSVGIAANSGINFLPIYLGPVIAAPLWIVVLRKIIRISKQHKISSIADFISLRYGNSRFLGALVTIVCLFGTLPYISLQLKAVSETFEIMSDDTSYVSTTVIDDSTFYVALLLAIFATFFGTQNADASEKHKGIVATVAFESVLKLVFFLAIGVYVTYYLFDGTTDIYNQISKTENFKQLTTLSGVEDGFNWFFLIGLSFMAIFLLPRQFQVSVLENNREKHLKKAIWLFPLYLLLFNLFVIFIAWAGKITFGSTQNAEYYSLLLPLENGNSFLATLVFLGGFSAVISMVIVSTLALSTMVSNNLIIPYGFLDKFIKNQPERNSKYIKNIRRISIFTIIITAYFFYVLFSKELSLYSIGLISFVIISQLAPSFFIGLYWNRGASKAAIIGILVGFFIAVYTLVLPFTLQAYTGTDDFTQLGLFGISALKPYALFGIDFLSPPAHAFFWSITFNMLCYAVFSLTSKGNYRERNYAEMFVDSNNFTTLQDNALVWKGEAYVSDIKSVLIRFLGEKRATRALTIFFTKYKLPQDTQLADARLINFSEKLLTGSIGSASAKILIASVVKEEQISLVEVLKILEESKENIVSNKILLEKSNELSQLSSKLKDANDELISKDKQKDEFLDTVAHELKTPITGIRAATELLMDEDDDMPQDIKTQFLKNILQDSDRLGRLIHNILDFEKLETGRLHLDLQYQDIQKTITKAISSISQIAAKKEVKISNKNSHSFKTNYDEDRILQVLTNLLSNAIKFCNPKTGVIEIDYKLGNQTVEISVTDNGKGIPEEDHKFVFDKFYQSKHQNTIKPQGSGLGLAITKQIVEKHNGKIWAKKDVKNGATLVFTIPFK; encoded by the coding sequence ATGAATAACTACGCACTAATTGCCATAATTGTAATTTATTTAGCGGTGTTATTTTACATTGCTTTTCTTGGTGAAAAAAAGAAACAAAGCAAATGGGTTAACAATCCCTACGTATATACACTGTCTTTAGCGGTGTATTGCTCTGCATGGACGTATTACGGAAGTGTTGGTATTGCAGCAAATTCAGGAATTAATTTTTTGCCAATCTATTTAGGGCCAGTTATAGCAGCGCCTTTATGGATTGTGGTGCTTCGGAAGATTATTAGGATTTCTAAACAGCATAAAATTTCGTCTATTGCCGATTTTATTTCACTACGTTATGGAAATAGTCGGTTTCTTGGAGCTTTAGTGACCATAGTCTGTTTGTTTGGAACCTTGCCATACATTTCATTACAATTAAAAGCAGTTTCCGAAACGTTTGAAATTATGTCTGACGATACTAGTTATGTTTCTACAACTGTAATTGACGATTCTACTTTTTACGTCGCTTTATTGTTAGCGATATTCGCTACTTTTTTCGGAACACAAAATGCGGATGCTTCCGAAAAACATAAAGGAATTGTTGCTACTGTGGCTTTTGAGTCGGTTTTAAAACTAGTATTCTTTTTGGCTATCGGCGTTTATGTGACCTATTACTTGTTTGATGGGACTACAGATATTTATAATCAGATTTCAAAAACTGAAAATTTTAAACAACTCACCACGCTTAGTGGTGTGGAGGATGGTTTTAATTGGTTTTTCTTAATAGGATTGTCTTTTATGGCAATATTCTTATTGCCGAGACAATTTCAGGTTTCAGTTTTAGAAAATAATAGAGAAAAACATCTTAAAAAGGCTATTTGGTTGTTCCCATTGTATTTATTATTATTTAATCTGTTTGTTATTTTTATAGCTTGGGCAGGTAAAATCACGTTTGGATCGACTCAGAATGCAGAATATTACTCGTTATTATTACCATTAGAAAATGGGAATTCATTTTTAGCAACATTAGTTTTTCTAGGTGGTTTTTCCGCTGTAATATCAATGGTTATTGTGTCAACCTTGGCGTTGTCTACTATGGTGAGTAACAACTTGATTATTCCTTATGGGTTTTTAGATAAGTTTATAAAAAACCAACCAGAACGAAACTCTAAGTACATTAAGAATATCCGTCGTATTTCTATTTTTACAATCATTATTACAGCCTATTTTTTCTATGTGTTATTCTCAAAAGAATTATCGTTGTATTCTATTGGATTAATATCGTTTGTTATTATTTCGCAATTAGCGCCTTCCTTTTTTATTGGATTATATTGGAATCGAGGGGCTTCTAAAGCAGCAATTATAGGGATATTAGTCGGTTTTTTTATAGCGGTGTATACATTAGTGTTACCCTTTACACTTCAAGCTTACACAGGTACAGATGATTTTACGCAACTTGGTTTGTTCGGTATTTCAGCTTTAAAACCTTATGCGTTATTTGGTATTGATTTTTTAAGTCCGCCTGCACATGCTTTTTTCTGGAGTATTACTTTTAACATGTTATGTTATGCGGTGTTTTCATTAACCTCAAAAGGAAATTACAGAGAGCGTAATTATGCTGAGATGTTTGTGGATAGTAATAACTTTACGACACTTCAGGATAATGCATTGGTTTGGAAAGGAGAAGCTTACGTCTCTGATATTAAAAGTGTATTAATTCGGTTTTTAGGTGAAAAAAGAGCCACTCGTGCACTGACTATATTCTTCACTAAATACAAATTACCTCAAGACACACAATTAGCGGATGCTAGATTAATTAATTTCTCAGAAAAATTGTTAACAGGAAGTATTGGTTCGGCTTCAGCCAAAATATTAATTGCCAGCGTAGTCAAGGAAGAGCAGATAAGTTTAGTCGAAGTATTAAAGATTTTAGAAGAGTCTAAAGAAAATATCGTCAGTAATAAGATACTCTTAGAAAAGTCAAATGAATTATCTCAGCTATCTTCAAAGTTAAAAGATGCTAATGACGAATTAATAAGTAAAGACAAGCAAAAAGACGAATTTTTAGATACTGTTGCGCATGAGTTAAAAACACCAATTACCGGTATTAGAGCCGCAACAGAGCTTTTGATGGATGAAGACGATGATATGCCACAAGACATTAAGACACAGTTTTTAAAAAATATCCTTCAGGATTCCGATCGTTTAGGACGCTTAATACATAATATCCTTGATTTTGAAAAGTTGGAAACTGGACGCTTGCACTTGGATTTACAATATCAAGATATCCAGAAAACCATTACCAAAGCTATTAGTAGTATCTCTCAGATTGCTGCTAAAAAAGAAGTAAAAATATCTAATAAAAATTCGCATAGTTTTAAAACAAATTATGACGAGGATCGTATTCTGCAGGTATTAACCAATTTACTGTCCAATGCAATCAAGTTTTGTAATCCAAAAACAGGAGTTATTGAAATAGATTATAAGCTAGGAAATCAAACTGTAGAAATCTCTGTAACAGACAATGGTAAAGGAATTCCGGAAGAAGACCATAAGTTTGTTTTTGATAAATTTTACCAGTCAAAACACCAAAACACCATCAAACCACAAGGCAGTGGATTAGGTTTAGCAATTACAAAACAAATTGTAGAAAAGCATAACGGGAAAATTTGGGCAAAAAAAGACGTTAAAAATGGCGCAACGCTTGTTTTTACCATACCTTTTAAGTAA
- a CDS encoding sodium:solute symporter family protein: MSVQFWTWLLVGITFALYFGIAIWARAGSTKEFYVAGGGVSPLANGMATAADWMSAASFISMAGIISFSGYDGSVYLMGWTGGYVLLALLLAPYLRKFGKFTVPDFIGDRYYSNTARTVAVICALIVSFTYVAGQMRGVGIVFSQFLQVDINIGVIIGMTVVLTFALLGGMKGITYTQVAQYCVLIFAFMVPAFFISLQMTGNIIPQIGMGGKVEGGAFLLDKLDLLHTELGFNEYTSGTKSTWDVFAITLALMTGTAGLPHVIVRFFTVPKVKDARKSAGYALFLIAILYTTAPAIAVFSRTNLIETVSNKEYKEIPEWFKNWENTGLIAWSDKNGDGKIQYVAGDALSSKKPIYTDARGASGERIVSNVSDASNELYVDRDIMVLANPEIANLPNWVIGLVAAGGLAAALSTAAGLLLVISTSVSHDLVKKQLKPDISDKDELKVARIAIFVAILIAGYFGINPPGFVAAVVALAFGLAAASFFPAIILGIFDKRMNSEGAISGMVVGIVLMLFYMMKFKLDMFGGGTKEDWWFGTSPEGFGTIAMILNVVVSLVVSRLTPAPPQNVQDMVESIRIPSGAGEAQDH, translated from the coding sequence ATGAGTGTACAATTTTGGACATGGTTATTAGTAGGAATTACTTTTGCCTTATATTTTGGAATAGCAATTTGGGCCCGAGCAGGCTCAACTAAAGAGTTTTATGTTGCTGGTGGAGGTGTTTCTCCGTTAGCGAATGGTATGGCTACCGCAGCCGATTGGATGAGTGCAGCCTCCTTTATTAGTATGGCTGGTATTATTTCCTTTTCAGGATATGATGGCTCAGTTTATCTTATGGGATGGACTGGTGGTTATGTACTGTTAGCGTTATTATTAGCACCTTACCTGCGTAAATTTGGTAAGTTTACAGTGCCAGATTTTATTGGAGATAGATATTACTCAAACACAGCAAGAACAGTAGCAGTAATTTGTGCGTTAATTGTATCATTTACATATGTTGCAGGTCAAATGCGTGGTGTAGGTATTGTATTTTCTCAATTTTTACAAGTAGATATTAATATAGGTGTTATCATTGGGATGACGGTTGTTTTAACTTTTGCGTTATTAGGAGGAATGAAAGGAATCACATACACACAAGTCGCACAATATTGTGTCTTGATTTTCGCTTTTATGGTGCCTGCATTTTTTATCTCTTTACAAATGACAGGAAACATTATTCCTCAAATTGGAATGGGAGGTAAGGTTGAAGGTGGTGCCTTTCTATTAGATAAATTAGATTTATTACATACAGAACTTGGATTTAACGAGTATACCAGCGGAACAAAATCCACTTGGGATGTTTTTGCAATTACATTAGCATTAATGACTGGTACTGCAGGATTACCGCACGTAATTGTACGTTTCTTTACAGTGCCAAAAGTAAAAGATGCCCGTAAATCTGCTGGTTATGCTTTATTTTTAATTGCTATTTTATATACAACAGCACCTGCAATTGCAGTATTTTCAAGAACTAATTTAATTGAAACGGTTAGTAATAAAGAGTATAAAGAAATTCCAGAATGGTTTAAAAACTGGGAAAACACTGGGTTAATAGCATGGTCTGATAAAAATGGAGATGGAAAAATCCAATATGTTGCAGGTGATGCCTTATCAAGTAAAAAACCGATATATACGGATGCTAGAGGCGCAAGTGGAGAACGTATCGTATCTAATGTTAGTGATGCTTCAAACGAGCTTTACGTAGATAGAGATATTATGGTATTGGCAAATCCAGAGATTGCAAACCTACCAAATTGGGTTATTGGATTAGTCGCAGCCGGAGGGTTAGCAGCAGCACTATCTACAGCAGCAGGATTGTTGTTAGTAATTTCGACATCTGTGTCTCACGATTTAGTTAAAAAACAATTGAAACCAGATATTTCTGATAAAGACGAATTGAAAGTCGCAAGAATCGCCATTTTTGTAGCCATCTTAATTGCGGGGTACTTCGGTATTAATCCGCCGGGATTTGTCGCAGCGGTCGTCGCACTAGCATTTGGTCTAGCAGCAGCGTCCTTTTTTCCAGCTATTATTTTGGGGATATTTGATAAGCGTATGAATAGCGAAGGTGCTATTTCAGGAATGGTTGTCGGTATTGTTTTAATGTTATTCTACATGATGAAATTTAAACTCGACATGTTTGGTGGTGGTACAAAAGAAGATTGGTGGTTTGGTACATCTCCAGAAGGATTTGGTACTATAGCAATGATTTTAAATGTTGTGGTATCGTTAGTGGTATCACGCTTAACACCTGCTCCACCTCAGAATGTACAAGATATGGTTGAAAGTATCAGGATCCCTTCAGGAGCTGGAGAAGCTCAGGATCATTAA
- a CDS encoding DUF4212 domain-containing protein: MSDKQKHASAYWKENIKYLAILLVIWFVVSFGCGILFREELDQFRLGGFKLGFWFAQQGSIYVFVILIFVYVRLMNKLDKKYGFDE, from the coding sequence ATGAGTGATAAACAAAAACACGCGTCAGCGTATTGGAAAGAAAATATTAAATATTTGGCAATACTTCTTGTCATATGGTTTGTGGTATCCTTTGGATGTGGCATTTTATTTAGAGAAGAGTTAGATCAATTTAGACTTGGAGGCTTTAAACTCGGTTTTTGGTTCGCCCAACAAGGGTCTATATATGTATTCGTGATTTTAATATTTGTGTATGTAAGATTAATGAATAAACTAGATAAAAAATACGGTTTTGACGAGTAG
- a CDS encoding terminase gpP N-terminus-related DNA-binding protein, giving the protein MTVDLCPNCGSDHYIKSGIVNDRQRYKCKKCNYFFSVNKIGKKIDDYYVNKSLQLYLEGLTYREIERILGISHVSIMNWVKKYNIKRPYNSNYHPTYKILNATELGVYFSNAQNIKGAGVVVTELGDKFMLIKWERFKD; this is encoded by the coding sequence ATGACTGTAGATTTATGTCCCAATTGTGGATCAGACCATTACATTAAAAGCGGAATTGTTAACGATAGACAGCGTTATAAGTGTAAAAAATGCAATTATTTTTTCTCTGTTAATAAGATCGGTAAGAAGATAGACGACTACTACGTTAACAAGTCGCTGCAATTATACCTAGAAGGATTGACTTATCGAGAAATCGAACGTATTTTAGGGATCTCTCACGTCAGTATCATGAATTGGGTGAAAAAGTACAATATTAAACGCCCTTATAATTCTAATTACCATCCTACTTATAAGATTTTAAACGCTACAGAACTGGGTGTTTATTTTAGTAATGCTCAAAATATTAAAGGCGCAGGTGTTGTTGTTACTGAACTAGGGGATAAATTTATGTTGATTAAATGGGAGCGTTTTAAAGATTAG
- a CDS encoding DUF779 domain-containing protein, producing the protein MERVAITEAAITVLEQLKAKHGDLIFHQSGGCCDGSAPMVFEKGDMYLDESDVLLGTLKGVNFYMNQDQFEYWKHTHLTVDITEGRGASFSLEIPLGLRFLIHSRLLTTEEEAFFNS; encoded by the coding sequence ATGGAAAGAGTAGCAATTACAGAAGCAGCAATAACGGTTTTGGAACAACTAAAAGCAAAACATGGCGATTTAATTTTTCATCAAAGTGGCGGGTGTTGTGACGGGTCTGCGCCTATGGTTTTTGAAAAAGGGGATATGTATCTGGATGAAAGCGATGTGTTGTTAGGAACGCTAAAAGGCGTTAATTTTTATATGAATCAAGATCAATTTGAATATTGGAAGCACACACATCTTACTGTAGACATAACAGAAGGTCGTGGTGCTAGCTTTTCTTTAGAAATCCCTTTAGGACTTCGGTTTTTAATTCATTCTAGATTATTAACTACAGAAGAGGAGGCTTTTTTTAATAGCTGA
- a CDS encoding aldehyde dehydrogenase family protein, which produces MSYSKPKFKEKYANFINGKFVAPIGGQYFENTSPIDNSLIAKYPRSQKEDVELALDAANAAKEAWGNTSATERATLLNKVADIIEANLEEFAVMETCDNGKPIRETLNADVPLAIDHWRYFAACIRSEEGSATELDQNTLSMNIKEPLGVIGQIIPWNFPLLMLSWKLPPALVTGNCVVLKPAEQTPSTATLLMEKIADVFPPGVINIVHGFGPEAGKPLASSAKVDKVAFTGETTTGQLIMQYASKNLNPVTMELGGKSPNVFFNSVMDHDDAFLDKAIEGAVLFAFNQGEVCTAPSRILVQEDIYDAFMKRVVARTNAIIQDNPYDVNTMVGAQASKDQHEKIQSYFKIGKDEGAKVLSGGSANNLSGNLANGFYIKPTLLEGHNKMRVFQEEIFGPVACVTKFKDEAEAIEIANDTLYGLGAGVWTRDAHQLYQIPRAIKAGRVWVNCYHAYPAHAPFGGYKKSGFGRENHVMMLNYYRQTKNMLISYDKNKLGFF; this is translated from the coding sequence ATGAGTTATTCTAAACCTAAGTTTAAAGAGAAATATGCTAATTTTATTAATGGAAAATTTGTCGCTCCTATTGGTGGGCAATATTTTGAGAACACCTCACCGATTGATAATAGTTTAATAGCAAAATATCCGCGTTCTCAAAAAGAAGATGTCGAGCTGGCTTTAGATGCTGCCAATGCTGCCAAAGAAGCTTGGGGAAATACCTCAGCAACGGAGAGAGCAACGTTATTAAATAAAGTAGCCGATATTATTGAAGCCAATTTAGAAGAGTTTGCAGTTATGGAAACCTGCGATAATGGTAAGCCTATCCGTGAAACTTTAAATGCAGATGTCCCTTTGGCAATAGACCATTGGCGTTATTTTGCAGCGTGTATTAGATCAGAAGAAGGAAGTGCAACCGAGTTAGATCAAAACACATTATCCATGAATATTAAGGAGCCTTTAGGTGTTATTGGTCAAATTATACCATGGAATTTTCCGTTATTAATGTTGTCTTGGAAATTACCGCCAGCATTAGTAACAGGTAATTGTGTGGTTTTAAAACCAGCAGAACAAACACCGTCTACAGCGACATTATTAATGGAGAAAATTGCAGATGTCTTCCCTCCAGGTGTTATAAATATAGTACATGGTTTTGGTCCAGAAGCCGGAAAACCATTAGCGTCAAGCGCGAAAGTGGATAAAGTAGCCTTTACAGGGGAAACAACAACAGGGCAATTAATTATGCAATATGCTTCTAAAAACTTGAATCCTGTAACTATGGAATTAGGTGGTAAGTCGCCAAATGTTTTCTTTAACTCTGTTATGGATCATGACGATGCCTTTTTAGATAAAGCTATTGAAGGTGCGGTGTTATTTGCTTTTAATCAAGGAGAAGTTTGTACTGCACCCTCTAGAATATTGGTTCAAGAAGATATCTATGATGCGTTTATGAAACGCGTTGTGGCGCGCACAAATGCCATTATACAAGATAATCCATACGATGTAAATACAATGGTTGGGGCACAAGCTTCTAAAGATCAACATGAGAAAATACAATCGTATTTTAAAATAGGTAAAGACGAAGGTGCTAAAGTATTATCCGGGGGATCTGCAAATAATCTAAGTGGTAATCTAGCAAATGGGTTTTACATAAAACCAACCTTATTAGAAGGTCATAATAAAATGAGAGTCTTCCAAGAAGAAATTTTTGGACCGGTAGCTTGTGTGACTAAGTTTAAAGATGAGGCTGAAGCGATTGAAATTGCTAATGATACGCTTTACGGACTTGGAGCAGGCGTTTGGACTAGAGATGCACACCAATTATATCAAATTCCGCGTGCAATAAAAGCGGGTCGTGTTTGGGTAAACTGTTACCACGCGTATCCTGCGCATGCACCATTTGGAGGTTATAAAAAATCTGGATTTGGTAGAGAAAATCATGTGATGATGTTAAACTACTATCGTCAAACTAAAAACATGTTAATCTCTTATGATAAAAACAAATTAGGGTTCTTTTAG
- a CDS encoding AraC family transcriptional regulator, with product MKPLLNQHLNTRKLTTLVENRTTYSADYAELNIYETHAFAEKVSLTFNFPIIASMLTGQKVMHIDGYDPFDFLPGESVVMPSNKEMVIDFPIATQNTPTQCLALGIDAFKIDEVVEKFNQQVAIENENNTWDLDETTSHLINNTDVNHLIERLTYTFTNNNKSKDVLLDLMIQELIIRLLQTKAKSLIINDPNQIFNDTRIGTVIKYIKENLTDKDISVDVLAKKAYMSTSHFHKQFKNTLGISPIDYINSEKIKFSKKLIKESKDFRMSEIAFKSGFNNTSYFNRQFKKMELMTPQQFKASVNKI from the coding sequence ATGAAACCGCTTTTAAATCAACATCTAAATACCAGAAAACTAACCACTTTAGTAGAAAACAGAACGACTTATAGTGCCGACTATGCAGAACTTAATATCTATGAGACACACGCTTTCGCGGAAAAAGTCTCGTTGACATTTAATTTTCCAATTATAGCAAGCATGTTAACTGGCCAAAAAGTTATGCATATTGATGGTTATGATCCTTTTGATTTTCTTCCAGGCGAATCTGTAGTTATGCCTTCTAATAAAGAAATGGTTATTGACTTCCCCATTGCAACACAAAATACCCCAACACAATGTTTAGCTTTGGGAATTGATGCCTTTAAAATTGATGAGGTTGTAGAAAAATTTAACCAGCAAGTCGCTATTGAAAATGAGAATAATACTTGGGATTTAGATGAAACCACATCACACTTAATAAATAACACAGATGTTAATCATTTAATAGAACGCCTGACTTATACTTTTACAAACAATAATAAATCTAAGGATGTATTGTTGGACTTAATGATTCAGGAATTAATTATTAGACTATTACAAACCAAAGCCAAGTCTTTAATTATTAATGATCCTAATCAGATTTTTAACGACACCAGAATAGGCACTGTCATTAAATATATAAAAGAGAACTTAACTGATAAAGATATTAGTGTTGATGTGCTGGCTAAAAAGGCTTACATGAGCACGTCGCACTTCCATAAACAATTTAAAAACACCTTAGGCATCTCTCCTATTGATTATATAAATTCTGAAAAGATTAAATTTTCTAAAAAGTTAATTAAAGAATCTAAAGATTTTAGAATGTCTGAAATTGCCTTTAAATCTGGTTTTAATAATACCAGTTATTTTAATAGACAATTTAAAAAAATGGAACTAATGACGCCTCAACAATTTAAGGCGTCCGTTAATAAAATCTAA